ATTACAGAGTTATTATACTGtcagtggccagtttattaggtacactaCCTTGTTAACGAAAATTGTTTACTATATGGAGGCATTCAGTTACTTTTAGAATGGGCAAAACAAGTGACTTTCTGCGTGATATGTTCTCCATTGCCAGGCTCTGTATTATCGAAATATCCTTCATCCTGTTCACAACCGACCATGTCtagggtttacagagaatggtaggacaaacaaaaaaaatcagggCAGTAAACATTCCCTTGGGGGAAAACTACTTATTGATATGGTTGAAAGAGAATGTTAAGACATTGACAGGCCACAAACGGGCAAATAACTGCCCATTAAAACAGTGGCGTAAAGAACTATTTCTTGGAACTCACCACACATTTGTCCTTGTCATAGATGGTCTATTGCAGCAGACAACCATATAATGGCAATAAAGCACCTGAGGGTGTTtaggtatatggccaatacacTATGAGTAGGGGTTCATTTTGGTCAGTACTGACCAATTCATCTAGGCTAATAAGTACTGCCAGTGCTTAGTTCTGTGATGAAATGTTATGATTAAGCAGGATTTATATTCCTACGGGACAGAACATGACGTTGAGTTGAAGACAACTATAGGAGAGTTAATCTGATTAGGTGTCTGGGAGAGGTTGTGGTCGAAGGGGGAGGCATCTAGTCATCCAACAAGGATAATGTGACATCACACGGATGTAGGAATGGTGACCggaatatagaaatataaagaGGGATTTTCCAAGAAAATAGCTGCACATGTAATGATTTAACCATAAAACTCACACCCAGGTCCAGTCACCCATGAATGAGCATGGAAAACATGAGGCTCAATCCGGCTCAATTTGAGACCAGACATAGTCATACCACAGCTGATGTATTGGCCCCATGTTGGGTTGAGAGACAAGTCAGAGTTTAATGGCCTGTTATTAAAAGCCAAAGGAATTGTCTAACATCTCTTAGTCTCTCATTCCATACACATTATGGTCATAGAAATAGTTGGCTAATGCTGTTCAATGGGGAGGATAAGGGCGTGTTCACACTTGGTCCCTGTTTGACAATTTTTAGAACTCAGTGTGAATACTCCAAAGGAACTGAGAGTCCTCAAGAGTCCCGGAAGCGAATCAAACTGAGCACATTTCGTGAGAGGGTTTGGTTCATTTAAAGTACCTGGTTTCCATCTCTTTAGTGCAATGTGAAAACAGCATACCAAGTTGGCGTTTCAATATTCCCATACAAATTACTGGTCTACAGGAACACCTGGCAgcatcattttcattttcagaatCCTCTACGTGTTTACTGAAACCAGTTAATTGACATAggcttactttttttttaaataagtatGGCACTTCATCTTTAACTAGATGCAAAACATGAGCTTCCAGAATGTAAGTCTTTACATCCTTAGGTGGTTACGAACAGATTCTGATGCCTTGTCTTTCTCTTAATATCCTTAAAACATACACTATGCTCTCTATTGGAAATCTCACATAGTTCAAATGAAGGGGAAATGCAGGTATCCGGTTAATTTTTAAACATAATCTAACAGAAAAGTAAACTTAATTTGCCACTATTCACCCCATCCAACAACATGCCTCCTGACTTCTTCCCTTCCCTTCCCTTCTACCATCAAGCTTGATCTTCACTGTTGCATTTCACAGGGGAAAAATATCACTTCATATTTGCCTTTTACTTGGTTGATctcttttctatatttttggaACAGAGTAGCAATTGGATGAAATCAAGGAACCTTTATGACATTGAATTACGTTCTGATGGGAAAACGTTTTGAATGAAAATGAGGTTTGAATGAAAACAGAACTTACAGCACAAACATGTTTAGGGGAACTGTCAAGAGAGCAGAGTCCAAATGCACAGGCACTGGCATTGTAAACAATGAGAACTTGGTTATTTTAGCTTTTTTCACCCCCGAGTTACCTCTTAAAGACGGAATTTGGATCTTTTAAGAGTATATGTGAATACACCCTAACATACTCATTGGTGACGTGTTCCTGGTCAGGGAAATTGGCCTATTTCACAAGTCTGTTCCTCTTTAGCATCATGAATGCTGTCTTTGTGCTGTGTTACCAAGGAAACAAGGCATAGGTCCACGCACTCATCAAATTGAGCAATACCCAGCCTCCCAAAATCGTTGCCTGCCCACCATCAAAGCTCTCTAGTCATtcacttttctctctccacccttAGGGTAAAAGTAATTCCCATAGCCTACTTTCAGGTGCCCCTTTCTCCTaagtagagagagaaaagtaTCTACTCAAAGCACCCAGGTCTTGCAAAACATCTGTTCTAGATAACACGGTCAAACTTAACTGCCCTCCATGAACCATACTAAAAGTAAGATTTATGATGAcacttttaaaaagaaaaaaaatctgggcCATGTAATTCAACCCAAAACTgtgaggaaaactcaaatgtgAGAGCAAAGTGGTGATGAACAGCACCCTCAAACAATGCTGCTCGAGTTAAATGCTAGTTGGTTTTGAGCTGTTTATGGACCCATCTTTTACCTGCACAGACATAGCGCTTGGAATGTGTCTTATGTTGTGGCAGACTTCACTGTTAAAGGGGGCAATGAGAACAAGATTCCTTTATCACCACCATACCTGCAAATAGCTGGAGTAATCAGTACATTCTTTAGTGacatttgacctttgaccctatAAACAGACCAAGACATCCTTTAACCCAAGTTCCTGTATCTCAGCACTCTAGTAGCGGACTCCGATATTTATGTATTCCAGTAGATGCCATAGACAATTGTATACATTGTATagaaacaaaacagattttTGGTCTGAATTTAACATTATTTAAGCAGTGTGGACAGAGGCGTTGCTATGATCACTTCATTCAGGGCCTAGCCCCGCactgacaaaaatgtaagtgtACATGCTAGCTGATTACGCTTACACATTTTCAATCAGACAACTCTTTAGCTGCACTTCTTATATTGCTCTTAGATTTGAAAAATGATTGTAAAACCATAGCCACCAGAATCAGATGCTAATAATGACAAGCCCTGTAACCTACTCATGCGCACACTCTTGGTGGactcacacaaaatgcatatgTGCCAAATAGTGCAAAATAGATCTGCTGCATGAATGACATACAGAGgacccaaaacatttgttttttgctggaccgcgtaagggtagccggctaagaagaacaagggagcgagcgagcgagcaactcttgttaaatagcgtagtggttagagaagcagacttgtgaactataaaTCCCAAggtcgtatctcctcgcaggcaaagcgaggtacgcattgtgaattagggcaatactttctattgcggtccggctgaCCTAGGTTTTATGTTTAATCAACTATatccagggttgggtaggttactttttaaatgttatccattacagttacaagttatcTGTCCACATTAGTAATcagaaaatgtaactttttgattactcaaattTAGTGACACTGATttcttttagattactttaatattaagaggcattggaaaacaaataggaagaGCCTATAACTAACTGAACACCtattgcgggatcaatcaaggTTAGACTTTACATAGgtggccaaaaacagaattggcattttaccttatgggttgtgtctgctacagtgcctttggaaatgggtttctaaaccattgctttttacttcaacatgattgggctacatctctacgttacacactaaaggtctatcagatattcagtcattccaattaatccaataaaccttgatattccagaatctgactttatctgaacataacccaaaatcgaatGATGCATAAGCCTATTCTGttatgtgttttattcatgtttttaattgcttcaaaacattacTCAAAATTACtcaaagggtattgacattgttgtatataaaaatgaagATTTCTGTAGCTTTTCGCGcttaaactaaatctgcagtagtctgatgatttgctccacaaccaacattgtcaaaatgttgcagtaacAGCGGCACGCGattgcacgtttgcaatcgtgaacacccgcatagaaataagatttacccgcgcaaatgtaacctgcgattatggccaccagtgatggattttcaaaatgcaaatgaaaaactgtgattataaacctgcacccTTAGCTTCAAGTAAATGATGTCAGctgccaatgataaccaattaacacaattttcagaaatgcaaagcaagcagaatcacctGGCCTACGTGTATGGACGGAGTTCGTGTGGccgcatcaaatgcaaataatcatcctttggcagagtgcttccaaacacaccttttctcctcaaatgtcatggtaaattccatgttttatcttgaaggcagcaccatgttacagctaacaaatagttgcctaatctattaaacaattcctgtaaaagttattggGTGCAACTCgacctggctgtgttgttcgttgcaattgacaaataaatcttgaaacttgaaaaagatataacaccaggtaggcctattgcctatcattgttctgagaattatgtgtcgagtagataactatataacattttatatgactaaTATAATATGACTAATTATATGACCCTGATGTTATCGAAGATGTActgttttaccagccatccaaccaaccaaaactggAGACATTTAAACtagttcttcctctgtcactAAAATGGTTATGCGCGTCCACCTttgcaattcatattttggttaaaattacaatgtttttataacattaaataataaactcaaacatatgTCAATTATTTCGCGctcctattctttttcaattgaagtaatcatacattttttcaaaagtatctgtaatccgttactccccaactctgactATATCATATTGTTTTTGAGGGCTTTAATGCAGAACTACAGAttttaataatactttttttgtaaaaataaataaataatttgacatccgatgcccaggcctaacgatgcCCCTGCGTTTGGATATAGTTAGGTTTAaaatcaaatgtataaaaataaattgcagaAACACGCAGGGTTTAGCGATAATTGTTACTGTTAATCTCTGGAAGATGGTCACAACCTAGGATTGTCGGATTTATATAAAAGTTACTTAACAAGACAATACTTTAGCCTGGTTTGCACTAGATTTTTTAGGAATAATGTTTCAGGAGAAAACAACACTGCAAGCAATGGATGAAGGCGTTTTTCATCTCCAAGACCAACCCATCACGCACCAGACTTGACTTCTACAAGTAACCTTTAATCACTGTCGCTTTCACTGTCGCTttcttcttcatcctcttctTTCACTTCCTTTTTTGCCTCAGTCTCTTCCATCAGTCCAGAAAAGAAGTCATCCCCACCTCCATAAGCTTTCTTGCTGAGAGACTTTAGATTTCCATCTTTCTTCTTCCGCTTTCGGTAGTCACTGACTGTCATTTCCCGCAGACTTGAAATGTCCCAGAACTTGATCATCTGGTCATGGGCACAGCTTGCTAGAAAATGTGAGTCACGAGAACAAGCAATTTGCTCAATGGGCTCTCCAACATGCTGTCCTATGCAGCCCAGAACCCGATTAGGCAGGAGGTTTACAGCACTGTTAACACAGAAATGGTCATCATTAAGTATACATTTCAGTATAGAATCACTGAAAACTAAACATGATCATGAAAATAAGTATCAAGAAATGTTAAGCACTCTGGTGGAAATTCGCAAAACTGTCTTTCTTCAATCTCACTCCGGTCTCTGGTGCATTGAGATTCAGCTACAATTCAGTGAGCTCTGTGGAGAGGAGAAAAGCCCAAGTACTGCTGACCGTAACGATTACTGCATACCGTATAACTCCGTCTGTTGAGGCAGCACACAGGATGCTGTCTGTGATGGGAACTATGCAGTCCACTGACTCCGCCTTCACAGCGAAGCGGTCGCTAGTCGCTCCAAAGCCGTTCCAGTTGAAGATGTACATGGTTCCTTCGCTGGAGCCGCACACCACCTTCTTCCCTCGCTGTGCATGGGGCAGAGTGGAGGTGGAACTGTTAAGTGACTGAGTCTGAACTTATTTATAGATAACGCATGGACTTCAAGCGCAGACGGTCAGAATTGGCAACATAGGATGTAACGGTCCCTTTTAGGGATGGCCACCAAGGTAGAGTCTTCATTCTGGAACTCTGAAAGGAGCGAGGTCATTCATTCATACATAAAATCTAAGGAGATAAACACTCACTTTCATAATGGCCACCGAGGTCAGGTCGCCACTCTGGAACTCTGACAGGAGCTCGAATCGCCGTCTCTTGATGTTGAAGACCCCCATCGTGCCGTCGCCGCTGTTGCAGAAAACATGGTACATGTCAGTTGATGAGTCACATCGGTTTGTGCAGGTCTCAATGACCAGAGCCGGTGAAA
This genomic window from Esox lucius isolate fEsoLuc1 chromosome 7, fEsoLuc1.pri, whole genome shotgun sequence contains:
- the wdr55 gene encoding WD repeat-containing protein 55 isoform X2, which translates into the protein MTGSGDLKTEDVEDKSEQEPNDEDAEDDETVEEPREPRIRETPEDIKLDAIVNTLAFHPKQDIFAAGDIDGDIYVYSYSCTEGESKELWSSGHHLKSCREVAFSHDGQKLFSVSKDKSVHLMDVEEGKLVTRITKAHSVPINALLLVDENVLATGDDEGTLKVWDMRKGTSFMDLKHHEDYISGIAVDQAKRILLTSSGDGTMGVFNIKRRRFELLSEFQSGDLTSVAIMKRGKKVVCGSSEGTMYIFNWNGFGATSDRFAVKAESVDCIVPITDSILCAASTDGVIRAVNLLPNRVLGCIGQHVGEPIEQIACSRDSHFLASCAHDQMIKFWDISSLREMTVSDYRKRKKKDGNLKSLSKKAYGGGDDFFSGLMEETEAKKEVKEEDEEESDSESDSD